The Anopheles coluzzii chromosome 2, AcolN3, whole genome shotgun sequence genome window below encodes:
- the LOC120948344 gene encoding protein C1orf43 homolog isoform X1: MEELSGVMIVLIIGGGVLGVTMCFIFAKRQIVRFTLRQRRGPHVAVGHDTKKSIKKEIERRIDCIQKIYYEPKLIWDDKQQDDEKYILKPDTTLPPYYWRMKAVDDVKELEREIAKQDGATRHPRDSMRAFLLTTLAAPLNGSGQRLIHQFCDMYDHARHDPNEFGEEEYQSYQRLLKKLSEATKMLKSYSSSRKSSPNRTPVKKHSKMQSLLDPARLRPPPVALTPGNAGDTIISNTRMNLSLAVQLQQQQEQQFQQPDLEENEILSISQYHGETETFTIRRSFKN, encoded by the exons ATGGAGGAGTTGTCGGGAGTTATGATCGTGTTGATTATAGGTGGTGGCGTTTTAGGAGTTAcaatgtgtttcatttttgcaaAGCGCCAGATCGTCCGATTTACGCTCAGACAAAGACGTGGGCCCCACGTCGCTGTTGGACATGATACTAAAAAG tccaTCAAAAAGGAAATTGAGCGTAGAATCGACTGTATACAAAAAATTTACTACGAACCAAAACTCATTTGGGATGATAAGCAGCAAGACgatgaaaaatacattttgaaaCCTGATACCACATTACCGCCGTACTACTGGCGCATGAAGGCAGTGGATGATGTGAAAGAGCTGGAAAGGGAAATCGCCAAACAGGACGGGGCTACCAGGCATCCTAGAGATAGCATGAGGGCGTTTCTTCTGACTACACTTGCGGCTCCTCTGAATGGATCCGGTCAACGACTGATTCATCAGTTCTGTGATAT GTATGACCATGCTCGGCATGATCCAAACGAATTTGGCGAGGAGGAGTATCAATCATACCAACGCTTGCTCAAGAAACTGTCCGAAGC tacaaaaatgttgaaatcTTACTCAAGCAGTCGAAAATCTTCACCAAATCGAACGCCGGTGAAAAAACACTCCAAAATGCAATCACTGCTCGATCCTGCCAGATTACGTCCTCCGCCAGTAGCACTGACACCTGGAAACGCAGGTGACACGATAATTTCAAACACCCGCATGAACCTATCACTGGCGGtgcaactacaacaacagcaagagCAACAATTCCAGCAGCCCGATCTTGAGGAAAACGAAATTCTCAGCATTTCCCAGTATCACGGCGAAACAG AAACGTTTACTATACGCAGGTCTTTCAAAAATTGA
- the LOC120948338 gene encoding CAAX prenyl protease 1 homolog, protein MWDPSETTLYSMMMFLFMETILEMYLTRRQISVYKQCKTVPRELQHVMNSDTFEKARVYGLDKAHYGMFKMIVCDIVILQLELYFGFMAMVWARSVEIAENIGLNPKSEIQVGCLFALILNIIGIFKEMPFKIYGTFVLEEKHGFNKQTAGFFVKDQIKAFVVAQALTIPVAAAFIYIVQIGGQYFFIWLWAFVAVVSLVLITIYPVYIAPIFDKFRPLEDGELKKSIHDLASSVKFPLGQLFVVEGSKRSAHSNAYFTGLFGVKRIVLFDTLLVNKGLPADDPSLSESDKGKGCKNEEVLAVLAHELGHWKLGHVAKNIVIMQLQMFLIFLAFSKLFTYGPLYEAVGLPAGEKPILIGFMVIVMYVLAPYNTMISLAMTIMSRRFEYQADGFAQELGYADELGNALIKLQLDNLGFPVYDWMYSAWNHSHPTVLQRLERLKSLNKEGHKSKIQ, encoded by the exons ATGTGGGATCCTTCGGAGACTACCTTGTATTCCATGATGATGTTCTTGTTTATGGAAACGATCCTGGAGATGTATTTGACGAGGCGCCAG ATAAGTGTTTATAAACAATGTAAGACCGTCCCGAGAGAGCTTCAACATGTGATGAATAGCGATACATTCGAAAAGGCTCGTGTCTACGGATTGGATAAGGCTCACTACGGAATGTTCAAAATGATTGTATGCGATATCGTTATACTACAGCTAGAGCTGTACTTTGGTTTCATGGCCATGGTGTGGGCTCGATCAGTTGAAATAGCCGAAAATATAGGGCTAAATCCAAAAAGCGAGATTCAGGTGGGATGCCTTTTTGCTCTGATACTTAACATTATTGGCATATTTAAGGAAATGCCGTTCAAAATTTATGGTACCTTCGTGCTTGAGGAAAAGCACGgcttcaacaaacaaacagccgGATTCTTCgtgaaagatcaaattaaagCTTTCGTTGTTGCCCAAGCACTGACCATTCCCGTGGCCGCTGCTTTCATATACATTGTTCAAATCGGAGGACAGTACTTCTTCATTTGGTTATGGGCGTTTGTGGCGGTCGTATCGCTAGTACTCATTACCATCTATCCGGTGTACATTGCCCCAATATTTGACAAGTTCCGTCCCCTGGAAGACGGAGAGCTTAAAAAGAGCATTCACGATCTGGCAAGCAGTGTGAAATTTCCTTTGGGCCAACTTTTTGTCGTCGAAGGTTCAAAGCGTTCTGCGCATAGTAACGCTTACTTTACCGGATTGTTTGGAGTGAAACGTATCGTACTCTTTGATACGCTCCTGGTCAACAAAGGATTGCCTGCAGACGACCCTTCGCTTTCCGAGAGCGATAAGGGCAAGGGTTGCAAGAATGAGGAAGTATTAGCTGTACTGGCACATGAACTGGGCCACTGGAAGCTGGGACACGTTGCCAAAAATATTGTGATTATGCAGCTGCAGATGTTCCTGATTTTCCTCGCGTTTTCAAAACTGTTCACTTATGGTCCGCTGTATGAAGCAGTCGGATTACCTGCCGGCGAAAAACCCATACTGATAGGATTCATGGTAATTGTGATGTATGTCCTAGCCCCCTATAATACAATGATCTCGCTCGCCATGACCATCATGTCCAGAAGATTCGAATATCAAGCAGATGGTTTCGCCCAAGAGCTTGGATATGCTGATGAATTGGGCAATGCGCTTATCAAACTGCAACTGGACAACCTTGGGTTTCCGGTGTACGATTGGATGTACTCGGCATGGAATCATTCCCATCCAACTGTGCTTCAGCGCCTTGAACGGTTGAAAAGCTTGAACAAAGAAGGACACAAATCTAAAATCCAATAA
- the LOC120948344 gene encoding protein C1orf43 homolog isoform X3 yields MEELSGVMIVLIIGGGVLGVTMCFIFAKRQIVRFTLRQRRGPHVAVGHDTKKSIKKEIERRIDCIQKIYYEPKLIWDDKQQDDEKYILKPDTTLPPYYWRMKAVDDVKELEREIAKQDGATRHPRDSMRAFLLTTLAAPLNGSGQRLIHQFCDMYDHARHDPNEFGEEEYQSYQRLLKKLSEATKMLKSYSSSRKSSPNRTPVKKHSKMQSLLDPARLRPPPVALTPGNAGDTIISNTRMNLSLAVQLQQQQEQQFQQPDLEENEILSISQYHGETGLSKIEMV; encoded by the exons ATGGAGGAGTTGTCGGGAGTTATGATCGTGTTGATTATAGGTGGTGGCGTTTTAGGAGTTAcaatgtgtttcatttttgcaaAGCGCCAGATCGTCCGATTTACGCTCAGACAAAGACGTGGGCCCCACGTCGCTGTTGGACATGATACTAAAAAG tccaTCAAAAAGGAAATTGAGCGTAGAATCGACTGTATACAAAAAATTTACTACGAACCAAAACTCATTTGGGATGATAAGCAGCAAGACgatgaaaaatacattttgaaaCCTGATACCACATTACCGCCGTACTACTGGCGCATGAAGGCAGTGGATGATGTGAAAGAGCTGGAAAGGGAAATCGCCAAACAGGACGGGGCTACCAGGCATCCTAGAGATAGCATGAGGGCGTTTCTTCTGACTACACTTGCGGCTCCTCTGAATGGATCCGGTCAACGACTGATTCATCAGTTCTGTGATAT GTATGACCATGCTCGGCATGATCCAAACGAATTTGGCGAGGAGGAGTATCAATCATACCAACGCTTGCTCAAGAAACTGTCCGAAGC tacaaaaatgttgaaatcTTACTCAAGCAGTCGAAAATCTTCACCAAATCGAACGCCGGTGAAAAAACACTCCAAAATGCAATCACTGCTCGATCCTGCCAGATTACGTCCTCCGCCAGTAGCACTGACACCTGGAAACGCAGGTGACACGATAATTTCAAACACCCGCATGAACCTATCACTGGCGGtgcaactacaacaacagcaagagCAACAATTCCAGCAGCCCGATCTTGAGGAAAACGAAATTCTCAGCATTTCCCAGTATCACGGCGAAACAG GTCTTTCAAAAATTGAAATGGTATAA
- the LOC120948344 gene encoding protein C1orf43 homolog isoform X2, giving the protein MEELSGVMIVLIIGGGVLGVTMCFIFAKRQIVRFTLRQRRGPHVAVGHDTKKSIKKEIERRIDCIQKIYYEPKLIWDDKQQDDEKYILKPDTTLPPYYWRMKAVDDVKELEREIAKQDGATRHPRDSMRAFLLTTLAAPLNGSGQRLIHQFCDMYDHARHDPNEFGEEEYQSYQRLLKKLSEATKMLKSYSSSRKSSPNRTPVKKHSKMQSLLDPARLRPPPVALTPGNAGDTIISNTRMNLSLAVQLQQQQEQQFQQPDLEENEILSISQYHGETGRHSFSLSDR; this is encoded by the exons ATGGAGGAGTTGTCGGGAGTTATGATCGTGTTGATTATAGGTGGTGGCGTTTTAGGAGTTAcaatgtgtttcatttttgcaaAGCGCCAGATCGTCCGATTTACGCTCAGACAAAGACGTGGGCCCCACGTCGCTGTTGGACATGATACTAAAAAG tccaTCAAAAAGGAAATTGAGCGTAGAATCGACTGTATACAAAAAATTTACTACGAACCAAAACTCATTTGGGATGATAAGCAGCAAGACgatgaaaaatacattttgaaaCCTGATACCACATTACCGCCGTACTACTGGCGCATGAAGGCAGTGGATGATGTGAAAGAGCTGGAAAGGGAAATCGCCAAACAGGACGGGGCTACCAGGCATCCTAGAGATAGCATGAGGGCGTTTCTTCTGACTACACTTGCGGCTCCTCTGAATGGATCCGGTCAACGACTGATTCATCAGTTCTGTGATAT GTATGACCATGCTCGGCATGATCCAAACGAATTTGGCGAGGAGGAGTATCAATCATACCAACGCTTGCTCAAGAAACTGTCCGAAGC tacaaaaatgttgaaatcTTACTCAAGCAGTCGAAAATCTTCACCAAATCGAACGCCGGTGAAAAAACACTCCAAAATGCAATCACTGCTCGATCCTGCCAGATTACGTCCTCCGCCAGTAGCACTGACACCTGGAAACGCAGGTGACACGATAATTTCAAACACCCGCATGAACCTATCACTGGCGGtgcaactacaacaacagcaagagCAACAATTCCAGCAGCCCGATCTTGAGGAAAACGAAATTCTCAGCATTTCCCAGTATCACGGCGAAACAG GCCGtcattctttttctttgtcaGACCGTTAA